One genomic window of Psychrobacillus sp. INOP01 includes the following:
- a CDS encoding ABC transporter permease has protein sequence MTNPQDVVPPQHVKDEWFRPLLKEHGSAETVVRPSLSYWKDAWRRLRKNKLAMGGLIFLILLMLFAIFGPIFSPYSVTATDYPSQNQSPSAAHWFGTDEAGRDVFTRTWYGARISIFVGVMAALIDFFIGIIYGGISGYKGGRTDSIMMRIVEVLYGLPHLLVVILLMVIMGASLTTIIVALTVTGWVGMARIVRGQVLQIKNYEFVTASKSFGAKSSRIIRKNLLPNTMGPIIVQMTLTVPSAIFAEAFLSFLGLGIAAPFASWGVMANDALPVILSGHWWRLFFPALFISLTMFAFNVLGDGLQDALDPKLRR, from the coding sequence ATGACAAATCCACAAGACGTAGTGCCCCCACAGCATGTAAAAGACGAATGGTTTCGACCCCTTCTGAAAGAACATGGTAGTGCAGAAACAGTTGTTAGACCCTCACTATCCTATTGGAAGGATGCTTGGCGTCGATTACGGAAAAATAAATTGGCGATGGGCGGATTAATCTTTCTTATTTTATTGATGCTTTTTGCTATATTTGGTCCTATTTTTTCACCATATTCGGTTACAGCTACTGATTATCCCAGCCAAAACCAGTCTCCATCCGCTGCTCATTGGTTTGGTACCGATGAGGCAGGAAGAGATGTATTTACAAGAACCTGGTATGGTGCCCGTATTTCCATATTTGTTGGAGTTATGGCAGCACTTATTGATTTCTTCATTGGCATTATTTACGGCGGTATTAGTGGTTATAAAGGTGGTCGTACGGATTCCATCATGATGCGTATAGTAGAAGTACTTTATGGATTACCCCATTTGTTAGTTGTTATTTTATTGATGGTTATCATGGGCGCAAGTTTAACTACCATCATAGTAGCTCTAACAGTCACTGGATGGGTAGGGATGGCACGAATTGTTCGGGGACAGGTATTACAAATAAAAAACTATGAGTTCGTAACAGCATCCAAATCGTTTGGTGCCAAGAGCTCTAGAATTATCCGGAAAAATTTATTACCAAATACGATGGGGCCGATTATAGTTCAGATGACACTTACAGTTCCGAGTGCTATTTTTGCAGAAGCATTTCTAAGTTTTTTAGGCTTAGGGATTGCAGCCCCATTTGCGAGTTGGGGTGTAATGGCAAATGATGCGCTTCCTGTTATTTTATCCGGTCATTGGTGGCGTTTATTCTTCCCTGCATTGTTTATTTCTTTAACAATGTTTGCCTTTAATGTGCTAGGGGATGGACTGCAGGATGCGCTAGATCCGAAGCTTAGGAGGTAG